The following are from one region of the Capsicum annuum cultivar UCD-10X-F1 chromosome 1, UCD10Xv1.1, whole genome shotgun sequence genome:
- the LOC107857158 gene encoding heavy metal-associated isoprenylated plant protein 36 isoform X2, whose translation MKRKAKTWVLKVSIHCPGCKRKVKKVLQNIEGVYTTDIDPQQQKVIVTGNVEVETLIKKLIRNGRSAELWPEPKPLPKEKKPKRNENSDEDDEQEDDEDNNNEKTAENGPQKHGVKFGAVETFTVDVKEVRQDERLPENVAVVERFPAAEQKAGGGGQGAKKKKKKKKKKSGNNSSNANPGSNGAPPSSESEIAKMGPNQMMDQANPVHSFQHPYSMPYDQNPPTYYVPQQTYVVSYNAAHPTISSAPPYYYIPSSPYMHSDIYIKQSTPLDSFEILSDENPHACHIM comes from the exons atgaagagGAAAGCAAAG acATGGGTTTTGAAAGTTTCCATCCACTGTCCAGGCTGCAAGAGAAAAGTCAAGAAAGTCTTGCAAAACATCGAAG GTGTTTATACAACAGATATTGATCCACAGCAGCAGAAAGTCATAGTGACTGGAAATGTTGAAGTAGAGACTTTGATAAAGAAGCTGATAAGGAATGGAAGGAGTGCTGAGCTATGGCCAGAGCCAAAACCTTTACCGAAAGAGAAGAAACCAAAGCGAAATGAAAACAGCGACGaggatgatgaacaagaagatgatgaagataacaataatgaaaaaacaGCTGAAAATGGTCCTCAAAAACATGGTGTGAAATTTGGTGCGGTTGAAACTTTCACTGTGGATGTCAAAGAAGTTAGGCAAGACGAAAGGTTGCCGGAGAATGTTGCCGTCGTTGAGAGGTTCCCGGCAGCGGAACAAAAGGCCGGTGGTGGAGGACAAGGtgctaagaagaagaagaaaaagaaaaagaagaagagtggGAATAATAGTTCAAATGCGAATCCAGGGTCTAATGGTGCACCACCAAGCAGCGAATCAGAAATCGCAAAAATGGGTCCCAATCAAATGATGGATCAAGCAAATCCTGTCCATTCATTTCAGCATCCTTATTCGATGCCGTACGATCAGAATCCACCTACTTATTATGTTCCTCAGCAGACTTATGTGGTGAGTTACAATGCGGCACACCCTACCATAAGCAGTGCGCCGCCATATTACTATATTCCATCGTCACCGTACATGCACTCTGATATTTATATCAAACAATCCACACCGTTGGATTCTTTTGAGATCTTGAGTGACGAGAACCCCCATGCTTGCCATATCATGTGA
- the LOC107857158 gene encoding heavy metal-associated isoprenylated plant protein 36 isoform X1, with protein sequence MASEKQPLQLPPLHYRTWVLKVSIHCPGCKRKVKKVLQNIEGVYTTDIDPQQQKVIVTGNVEVETLIKKLIRNGRSAELWPEPKPLPKEKKPKRNENSDEDDEQEDDEDNNNEKTAENGPQKHGVKFGAVETFTVDVKEVRQDERLPENVAVVERFPAAEQKAGGGGQGAKKKKKKKKKKSGNNSSNANPGSNGAPPSSESEIAKMGPNQMMDQANPVHSFQHPYSMPYDQNPPTYYVPQQTYVVSYNAAHPTISSAPPYYYIPSSPYMHSDIYIKQSTPLDSFEILSDENPHACHIM encoded by the exons ATGGCCTCCGAAAAACAACCACTTCAGCTTCCTCCCCTTCACTACAGG acATGGGTTTTGAAAGTTTCCATCCACTGTCCAGGCTGCAAGAGAAAAGTCAAGAAAGTCTTGCAAAACATCGAAG GTGTTTATACAACAGATATTGATCCACAGCAGCAGAAAGTCATAGTGACTGGAAATGTTGAAGTAGAGACTTTGATAAAGAAGCTGATAAGGAATGGAAGGAGTGCTGAGCTATGGCCAGAGCCAAAACCTTTACCGAAAGAGAAGAAACCAAAGCGAAATGAAAACAGCGACGaggatgatgaacaagaagatgatgaagataacaataatgaaaaaacaGCTGAAAATGGTCCTCAAAAACATGGTGTGAAATTTGGTGCGGTTGAAACTTTCACTGTGGATGTCAAAGAAGTTAGGCAAGACGAAAGGTTGCCGGAGAATGTTGCCGTCGTTGAGAGGTTCCCGGCAGCGGAACAAAAGGCCGGTGGTGGAGGACAAGGtgctaagaagaagaagaaaaagaaaaagaagaagagtggGAATAATAGTTCAAATGCGAATCCAGGGTCTAATGGTGCACCACCAAGCAGCGAATCAGAAATCGCAAAAATGGGTCCCAATCAAATGATGGATCAAGCAAATCCTGTCCATTCATTTCAGCATCCTTATTCGATGCCGTACGATCAGAATCCACCTACTTATTATGTTCCTCAGCAGACTTATGTGGTGAGTTACAATGCGGCACACCCTACCATAAGCAGTGCGCCGCCATATTACTATATTCCATCGTCACCGTACATGCACTCTGATATTTATATCAAACAATCCACACCGTTGGATTCTTTTGAGATCTTGAGTGACGAGAACCCCCATGCTTGCCATATCATGTGA